One Papaver somniferum cultivar HN1 chromosome 10, ASM357369v1, whole genome shotgun sequence genomic window carries:
- the LOC113315543 gene encoding uncharacterized protein LOC113315543, with protein sequence MDRFEEQQRIFVQALNQIDDESYEDKELTNNLMQLYSSGKIPRDPEPREVFTRRYTYRGRDEWHENLMHDYFLPKCVFSDENFQGRFCMPRHLVLKIIGELCQVELQFNYQYDALNIRGHRPEQKVTSALRILGYGRPPDSNDEYLRIGKTTAYNLPGSQNDINVLHKSPLFEDLKYGISPQVNFSINGNHYTHGYYLADGIYPKWSTLVQCYRQPPAGEMGRSYSYFNSKQMNMRMDVERAFGILKRNFSIVCGPYRGLSAREVHKTMLTCIVMHNMVIQETRRNKNWTNHQDEDLRLEIIRARGLPARNYAQMTSHIENKNLYNRLREDLRANLWIEFGRDVGRIQ encoded by the exons atggatcgatttgaagaacaacaacgaaTATTCGTTCAGGCGTTGAATCAAATTGATGATGAGTCATATGAAGATAAAGAACTAACCAACAACTTGATGCAGCTATATTCATCGGGGAAAATACCTAGAGATCCAGAGCCAAGAGAAGTCttcacaagaagatatacgtaccGGGGTCGGGATGAATGGCACGAGAATCttatgcacgattattttcttcctaaaTGTGTGTTCTCTGATGAAAATTTCCAAGGCCGATTCTGCATGCCCAGACATTTGGTGCTAAAGATTATTGGTGAGCTTTGTCAGGTAGaacttcaatttaattatcagtatgatgcactgaatattagggGTCATAGACCTGAACAAAAGGTTACTTCGGCTTTGAGGATTTTAGGATATGGCAGACCTCCAGATTCTAATGATGAGTACCTTCGCATTGGCAAAACAACTGCATACAA TCTCCCGGGATCTCAAAACGATATAAATGTTTTACACAAATCGCCTTTATTTGAAGATCTAAAGTATGGAATTTCTCCTCAGGTAAATTTCAGTATCAACGGGAATCACTACACTCATGGTTATTATCTTGCAGAtggaatttatccaaaatggtcaactttagttcaatgtTACCGTCAGCCACCTGCGGGTGAAATGGGTCGTTCATACTCGTATTTCAATAGTAAACAAATGAATATGAGAATGGATGTGGAGAGGGCTTTTGGAATTCTGAAGCGGAACTTCTCAATCGTTTGTGGGCCTTATCGTGGTTTAAGTGCTCGTGAAGTGCATAAGACTATGCTGACTTGCATCGTTATGCATAACATGGTTATCCAGGAGACTCGTCGTAATAAGAATTGGACTAACCATCAAGATGAGGACTTAAGGCTTGAGATTATACGAGCTAGAGGATTACCTGCAAGGAACTATGCACAAATGACCAGTCATATTGAGAACAAAAATCTGTATAACAGGTTGAGGGAAGATCTCAGAGCGAATCTGTGGATTGAGTTTGGAAGAGATGTGGGACGAATTCAGTAg